The stretch of DNA CTGCCCAGGATACCAAAGATCAGGAGAGAGGATGCTGGCGGCAGATGGGGCGCGGCCCCAGCCCACGGGCAGAGCATCGAGATCCCCAGCGCCTGCATCAGCCGGCTGACTGGCAGGGAAGGCGCCGGGCAGCCAGGGCGAGGCACGCGGGCAGAGAGCGAGGCCAGCAGCAGGGTCCCCCGGGAGCCCGGCACGCACACGGGCAGCTCCcggcccccagcccccagctcccaTGGCAGTATGGCGCCGCTGGGACCATCAAGAGGGAAAGGGGTTGGGTCGACCTTTGAGAGCTTCCGGATCAATATTCCTGGAAACATGGCACATTCCAGCCAGCTCTCCAGCCCCGGCTTCTGTAACACGTTCCGGCCCGTGGACAACAAGGAGCAGAGGAAGGAGAACCCCTCGCCTCTCTTCTCCATCAAGAAGACGAAGCAGCTCCGGAGTGAGGTCTACGACCCGTCCGACCCCACCGGCTCCGACTCCAGCGCCCCGAGCAGCAGCCCCGAGAGGTCTGGCCCTGGCCTCCTGCCCTCTGAGATCACACGAACCATCTCCATCAAAAGCCCGAAGGCCCAGACGGTTCAGGCTGTGCGCTGCGTCACCTCCTACACAGTGGAGAGCATCTTTGGGACGGAGCCTGAGCCCCCTCTTGGACCGTCCTCCGCTGTGTCCCAGCCCCGGGGTGCAGTGGCTGCCGAGGGGGCCTCTGACACAGAGCGAGAGGAGCCTGCAGAGAGCCAGAGCCTGGCTGCCCGGGTGCGGAGGCCATCCCCACCGGAGCCCTGGGATGAGGAGGATGGGGCGTCTTGCAGCACCTTCTTTGGCTCTGAGGAGCGGACAGTGACCTGTGTGACTGTCGTGCAGCCAGAAGCCCCACCCAGCCCGGACATGCCGCAGGCAGCCACCCACAGAGTGGTGGAGCTCAGGCCCCCTTCCCGGTCCCGCTCCACATCCAGCTCCCGCAGCAGGAAGAAGGCCAAGAGGAAGAGGGTGGCCAGGGAGCACCGACGGACGCGCTCTGGGACGCGCTCTGAATCCAGGGACAGGAGCTCGAGGTCAGCGTCACCATCAGGGGGTGAGGAGTGCCCCAGGAGGCAGCGGTCCAAGGCCAAGAGCCGGCGGTCCTCCAGCGACCGCTCCAGCAGCCGAGAACGAGCTAAGAGGAAGAAAGCCAAGGACAAGAGCAGGGAGCACAGGCGGGGCCCCTGGGGCCACAGCCGGAGGACGTCTCGGTCGCGCTCTGGGAGCCCGGGCAGTTCTTCCCACGAGCCCCATGagagcaggaagaggaagaagaggagatcGCCGTCCAGGCCTCGGGGGAGGGAGTGCTCCCCCGCCAGCAGCCTGGAGAGGCCCCACAGGCACAAGCACCAGCGGGAGCGCAGCCACGCACGGCCGGACAGGAAGGAGAGTGCGGCCTGGCCCCGAGACCGGAGGAAGCGGAGGTCCCGGTCCCCAAGCTCGGAGCGCAGGGCGCGGGAGCACAGGCGGCCACAGTCCCGTGAGAAGCGGCCGAGGCCCCGGTCCCATTCCCCAGAGAGGAAGGGGCCTGTGAGGGAGGCTTCCCCAGCGCCCCTTGCACAGGGGGAGCCAGGGCGGGAAGACCTCCCCACCAGGTTGCCAGCCTTGGGGGGAGCACATGTCTCAGTGGAGGCGGCTACGGCAGACAAGGCCCCCCTGCAGGCCCCCCCCGTCCTGGAGGTGGCAGCTGAGTGTGAGCCTGACGACCTGGACCTGGATTATGGCGACTCTGTGGAGGCGGGGCACGTCTTTGACGATTTCTCAAGCGAAGCTGTTTTCATCCAGCTCGATGACATGAGCTCGCCACCTTCTCCCGAAAGCACAGACTCCTCCCCAGAGCGAGACTTCCCACCAAAGCCCGCGCTGCCCCCAGCCAGCCTGGCCGTGGCCGCCATCCAGAGGGAGGTGTCGCTGATGCACGATGAAGACCCTTCacagcccccacccctgccagagGACCCCCAGGAGCCACACTTGCTCAGGCCGGATGCGGCGGCCAAGGCTCAGGCGCCCAGTCCCCTGGATGTGGCGCCTGTGGGGAAGGAAGACGGCCCCTCCATGAGCGGGAGGGCACACGAGGCAACCCGGCCTGAGGAGGTGGTTCTGCAGACCCCCCTGCTGCGGTCCAGAGCCCTGGTGAAGCGGGTCACCTGGAACCTGCAGGAGTCGGAGAGCAGCGCCCCTGCCGAGGACAGAGCCCCCCGTGAGTAGGGCCCTGGCCCCCGCTGAGGACAGAGCCCCTGTTGAGAACAGGAGCCCTGAGTGAGTGGGGCCCCAGACACCACAGGGAGCTTCTGGAGCCAGGGAAGACTGGGATAGTGGGTGTGGGGGTCTCCTGCAGGTGGGCAGAGCAGGTCATGGTGGGGGATCAGTGGCTAGGAGCTGGCACACCTCGCAACCTCCCCTTGCTGCTGGGGGTGGATCTGAGGGCTGCTCTGTGGTCCTTGCTCCTGGCGCCTTTCTGGATTTTTCCAGCCATGAAACAGCATTCTGGGCAGGGGCGGGCACAGAGCACCCACCTCCCTGTCGGGCCCCCAGGGGCACTGTTTCACAGGCCACAGAAGCCCCGAGAAGgagcctgggatgtggaggaCGTGGCCCCCACAGGGGTCAGGCAGGCGTTCTCCGAGCTGCCCCTTCCCAGTCATGTGCTTCCGGAGCCTGGGTTCCCAGACACAGACCCCTCTCAGGTGGGTGCCTGGGCTGGAGGGCTGTGGGCTGTGGGCAATGGCCTGGCACCCATGCCACACACGCCACACTAGGCTGGGGCTGAGGCCTCACAGCTCCTGGGCAGAGCTGCCAGCCGTAGGGCCCGGTGCTCAGCGGAGGTGTCCTTCCCAGGTTTACAGCCCCAGCCTGccacctgccccagcccagccctcaaGCACCCCACCCTGCGCGCTGGTCAGCCAGCCCACGGTCCAGTTCATCCTGCAGGGGAGCCTGCCGCTCGTGGGCTGTGGGGCAGCACAGACCCTGGCCCCAGTGCCCACTGCCCTGACCCCAGCCTCAGAGCCAGCCAGTcaagccactgcagccagcaaCTCAGAGGAGAAGACCCCGGCTCCCAGGCTAGCTGCAGAGAAAACCAAGAAGGAGGAGGTGAGTCCTGCCACCTCCCACTTTCCCCACGTTCCTGTCTTGCTTTGAAACTAACGCTGTCGGGGCTGAATTTAGGGGCGGAAGCCAGTCCCTGTGCCTCCGGAACTAGAAGGGTATCCAGAACCGCAGTGCCTCTGGCCAGAGGGACTCCAGGCCCCCTGCCTGGCCGCTTCACACATTTGTCCCCCTGTAGTACATGAAGAAGCTGCACATGCAGGAGCGTGCTGTGGAGGAGGTGAAACTGGCCATCAAGCCCTTCTACCAGAAGAGGGAGGTGACCAAGGAGGAGTACAAGGACATCCTGCGCAAGGCCGTGCAGAAGGTGGGCTGCACGCGAGCCTGTGTGGGGGGCTCGGGGTCACGGGCAGCCCGTTGCTGCTGTCTCGTCAGCACGGACTTTGGAGTGACCATGAGTGCAGGTCCGAGGTCAGCCAGGTCAGATGGCTGTGTTGCCACATCCTGCAGGCCTGGGGTCAGGCGGGTTTGCCTGTGGCTGCCCCGGCAGATGATTAGGAAGGAGGGTGGCTCAGTGCCTGTGAGGCCCACGCAGATGTGTTTAGCGATATGTGAAATTACCCAGCCCACGCCCAGCTTACAGGTGGGAGAACAAGACCCCCAGAAGTGAGCAGGTGCGTGGTGACGTCTCAGCCCGTGCTCCCCCCGACACCGTGGGCCCCTCGGTGGCCCTGTGAGCGGCATATCGAGCAGGACGGGGGTCTCACATGTCAGGAGGGCAGATGGGGCGGCCCCTGCCACTGTCTGCGTGCCGCACGCAGGGCCTACTTCTGAGCAGGGCAGGCGAGAGACCCCAGCTTTGGCCCTGGGCTCCGGCCCGGAACATCGGGATGGGAAAGGGCGTTTGGTGATTGCTCCTCTTTCTCCAGATCTGCCACAGCAAGAGTGGGGAGATCAACCCCGTGAAGGTGGCCAACCTGGTGAAGGCGTACGTGGATAAGTACAGGCACATGCGCAGGCACAAGAAGCCAGAGGCCGGCGAGGAGCCGCCCACCCAGGGGGCCGAGGGCTGAGGCCAGGTAGTCATGGGCTTTGCCCGGGGAGCTGTTGGGAGTAGTGGGAAACGGGGGCACCAGCATGCCCGCCATCAGGTTCCTGCGCTGACACCTGGTCTGTGCACCTGTCTTGCTTACAGTTGAAAACTGGACACTTTTGTATGTATATTATAGATACACTGTTTCCATTCTAATTTATCAAAAATGGATTATCTTTAGAAACCTCTTGATTGATTTAATACTTGGAAGATAAAGCGTTTGGTGGCCAGGAGGGGCTCCTGGTAGGGTGGCGTGTCCTTGATAAATCTCTGGTGGCCTCCCGCCAGCAGCTGCTGTGTACCTCTGCCTCTGAATTAGGAATatctttactttctcttttccaattacGTTGTGCTCTTGTAAATAATTGCTCAAGTTTGCACTCAACACAGCTGCCTCCTGGAGGCAGGGTGCAGCAGTGGCAGCCCGAGGGCCGGTGACAGGTGTCGGGTGTGGGAAAATGTCCCTGCCCTCGCACAGCTGGTGGGAGTGGCTTTGGTGGCCACCTGCCTCTCAAGGGCCTTGTTCTCTGAATCAAGGCTTGGCTGTCGTGTGTGTGGTGAAGACAGAAGTGAGTTGGTGTGCAGGGAggtcccctccctccctgggcctcacccATGTTCAGCCGGCACCCATTTCCCCGCCAGCCAAGACGTCAGTGCGTGTTCTGGAGTTCTCTTTATTAGACTGGGCTCTAGACGGGCTGCTCCAGCTCCATGAGCAAGCACTCAATGTCATCATAGAGGCTGTTGGTGCTGGACagacagaggctgaggctgctgctATCCAGGGAAGACACACCCTCACGTTGCGTGCCCTCCAGGTGCACTCGGCACAGCCAGGGCTCCAGCTGCCAGGAAGGCATCGGGCGTCTGTCAGTGACCCAGCGTGtggcctcccctccccctccccaggccctgaGGCTCTGGTCTCACCTTCACAAGGACCAGGCTCTTCTCCTTGGGCCTCCTGGCTGACAGGTCCTGCCCGAAGCCCAGGTAGATGGTATAGCATGGGGAGCCGCGGCGCTGCCGTGCCCGGAATTCCACCAGCTCTGGAGAAGGGGGCTCTGCTGAGTATCTGGCAGACCCATGCTCCCAGGGGCCCCTGAAGACAGCCCCCCAGGCAGGAGCCTCACTGACCTCGGAAGAAGACTCTGAAGTCAAAGATGGGGGTGTCGCAGTTCCGAGGCAGCAggcaggctggggtggaggggctgGCAGAGCCCGGGGGGCCACCCACCTCCCAGTACACCTTGCACTTGCCCATGCGCCGGGCCCACAGCTGTGGCCCCCGAAGCTCCAGCTGCAGCCCAGGGGCCACGTGCCGCAGCAGTTCCTCCGTGTAGCGCAGCTGCTTCTGGTCGGGGAGCTCAGCAGGGCTGGGGAATGCTACCTGCTGGGGGTCTGTGGCCCGGACAGCTGGGTCTGGGGGGCCATACAGGAACATGCAGCTCGGGTGCCCCACCACCTTCTGCAGCACTGTGCGGCCCTTGTACATGATGGTCACGTCCAGTGCCCCTGGGCTGGGCTCTGTGTGGAGACCAAGCTGTGAGCGGCGGAGGTGGGCAGGGACAGGCTGCCCCCTTCCCGGGACCTACTCACCTTGCACCGCAGTGCAGGCACTTGGGGAGGGTGCCAGGTACGGCTCCGCCTGGTGCGGGGGCTCTGGGGCCGTGGCCTCGCCTGCATCGAAAAGGGAATCCTGTGCTGGCACCTcatccccagcccctccctgtgCCCCAGGTCCCCCAGCCCCTACCACCTCTCACCTGTCATTAGGGCCGcgggctggggcctggggctggggggtgCCTCTACTGACCATGTGCACAGCTCCCCGGCAGGGAACCCTGGGCCTGAGGAGGGGAGTTCACTGCGAACGGTGGTCCCTTCCTACTTCTCCAGCTCCCCAGTCCCCAGCCCGCTTCTTAAGTGTCCATCCAGGTGCACTGGCCCCTTCCATGCTTCCCCCCCAACCCCCGACGGCACTGCCCGCACCTCCAGCACAGGCCCCAGTCAGGGGAAGACCCTCTTGTCGCTCTCCAGGAGCCTGGGCTGGGACTGGATCTGCCGCCCAGGACGCTGTCAGCAGATGGTCCGCCAGGCAGCTCTGTTGCACTGCCTGGAGCAGGAGGTCCCCCTCGTCACCAGCTGCGGCAGGGAGGGGGCCTGGAGCTTGGAGTCCAGCATCTCCGTGTGCCAGGAATGGCCCTGGGGGCCTGCCCTGTAAGGAAGAGTCAGGGTCAGCATAAGCAGCTCCGTGGCCTGGCAggaggagaggcaggcagagagaagacTACCTGCGGTGGCCGGACAGCCGCGGGGGCCTCTGCCTCAGTCTGGTCCGTGCCTGGGCCTTTGAGGGAGAATGGGGCAGGTGTTAGGCCCCGAGACCAGGGTGAGAGACTCAACAAGAGCCTGGGGTAACCCGCACCAGCTTCCTTGTGCTGCGGCCTGAGGAGGTGGGGATGCAGCTCCAACTGCCCTGGGCCTGCTGGCAACCTCTCCCAGAACAGCTGCTAAAAACCCAATTCTGATCCAGAGAATGTTCGTTCCCCAGGCAGGACGAATGCCAATGCGCTTGGCAGCCGGCGTCGCTCACCTCGCCAGCACGGCTCCAGGCTGAGCGCATACACCTTGTGCGGGTCGGCCGGGTCTCCCGAGTTATCTCGCAGCATCACGAAGCGGCGCGTGCTGCGCAGTGCGCAGCGGAAGTTGGTTTTCCAGCCGGCGCGCTCCGCAGCCTCAGCCTCGGGGGGCGGCGGGTCACCGCCTCTGCTGCTAGGTGGCCACCTGCCGCGGGCCACGGCCCAGGCCTGA from Piliocolobus tephrosceles isolate RC106 chromosome 13, ASM277652v3, whole genome shotgun sequence encodes:
- the PHRF1 gene encoding PHD and RING finger domain-containing protein 1 isoform X4; this translates as MFETPYHMECLDPPLQEVPVDEWFCPECAAPGVVFAADAGPVSEEEVSLLLADVVPTTSRLRPRAGRTRVIARTRQSERVRATVNRNRISTARRVQHTPGRLGSSLLDEAIEAVATGLSTAVYQRPLTPRTPARRKRKTRRRKKAPGRKKTPSGTSAKSKGSAARSKKRQHRVKKRKGKKVKSEATTRSRIARTLGLRRPVHSSCIPSVLKPVEPSLGLLRADIGAASLSLFGDPYELDPFDSSEELSANPLSPLSAKRRALSRSALQSHQPVARPVSMGLSRRHLPAAVPEPDLEEEPVPDLLGSILSGQSLLMLGSSDVIIHRDGSLSAKRAAPVSFQRNSGSRSRGEEGSKDCLQPRALPSGSPAQGPSGNRPQSTGLSCQGRSCIPARTSGAPVRLDSSAAPGSVQARNLSNGSAPGFRQSPSPRFSGTNKHTLPLASAASKISSRDSNPPCRSAVPGPPLKPAPKRTDISELPRIPKIRREDAGGRWGAAPAHGQSIEIPSACISRLTGREGAGQPGRGTRAESEASSRVPREPGTHTGSSRPPAPSSHGSMAPLGPSRGKGVGSTFESFRINIPGNMAHSSQLSSPGFCNTFRPVDNKEQRKENPSPLFSIKKTKQLRSEVYDPSDPTGSDSSAPSSSPERSGPGLLPSEITRTISIKSPKAQTVQAVRCVTSYTVESIFGTEPEPPLGPSSAVSQPRGAVAAEGASDTEREEPAESQSLAARVRRPSPPEPWDEEDGASCSTFFGSEERTVTCVTVVQPEAPPSPDMPQAATHRVVELRPPSRSRSTSSSRSRKKAKRKRVAREHRRTRSGTRSESRDRSSRSASPSGGEECPRRQRSKAKSRRSSSDRSSSRERAKRKKAKDKSREHRRGPWGHSRRTSRSRSGSPGSSSHEPHESRKRKKRRSPSRPRGRECSPASSLERPHRHKHQRERSHARPDRKESAAWPRDRRKRRSRSPSSERRAREHRRPQSREKRPRPRSHSPERKGPVREASPAPLAQGEPGREDLPTRLPALGGAHVSVEAATADKAPLQAPPVLEVAAECEPDDLDLDYGDSVEAGHVFDDFSSEAVFIQLDDMSSPPSPESTDSSPERDFPPKPALPPASLAVAAIQREVSLMHDEDPSQPPPLPEDPQEPHLLRPDAAAKAQAPSPLDVAPVGKEDGPSMSGRAHEATRPEEVVLQTPLLRSRALVKRVTWNLQESESSAPAEDRAPRALFHRPQKPREGAWDVEDVAPTGVRQAFSELPLPSHVLPEPGFPDTDPSQVYSPSLPPAPAQPSSTPPCALVSQPTVQFILQGSLPLVGCGAAQTLAPVPTALTPASEPASQATAASNSEEKTPAPRLAAEKTKKEEYMKKLHMQERAVEEVKLAIKPFYQKREVTKEEYKDILRKAVQKICHSKSGEINPVKVANLVKAYVDKYRHMRRHKKPEAGEEPPTQGAEG
- the PHRF1 gene encoding PHD and RING finger domain-containing protein 1 isoform X2, with amino-acid sequence MDDDSLDELVARSPGPDGRPQVGLADPAGDFEESSEGSSGDSGDDSDSEHGDSTDGEDEGASEEEDLEDRPGSEDSEDDGETLREVAGTQGKMEATGSFNSDDDAESCPICLNTFRDQAVGTPENCAHYFCLDCIVEWSKNANSCPVDRTLFKCICIRAQFGGKILRKIPVENTKASEEEEEDPTFCEVCGRSDREDRLLLCDGCDAGYHMECLDPPLQEVPVDEWFCPECAAPGVVFAADAGPVSEEEVSLLLADVVPTTSRLRPRAGRTRVIARTRQSERVRATVNRNRISTARRVQHTPGRLGSSLLDEAIEAVATGLSTAVYQRPLTPRTPARRKRKTRRRKKAPGRKKTPSGTSAKSKGSAARSKKRQHRVKKRKGKKVKSEATTRSRIARTLGLRRPVHSSCIPSVLKPVEPSLGLLRADIGAASLSLFGDPYELDPFDSEELSANPLSPLSAKRRALSRSALQSHQPVARPVSMGLSRRHLPAAVPEPDLEEEPVPDLLGSILSGQSLLMLGSSDVIIHRDGSLSAKRAAPVSFQRNSGSRSRGEEGSKDCLQPRALPSGSPAQGPSGNRPQSTGLSCQGRSCIPARTSGAPVRLDSSAAPGSVQARNLSNGSAPGFRQSPSPRFSGTNKHTLPLASAASKISSRDSNPPCRSAVPGPPLKPAPKRTDISELPRIPKIRREDAGGRWGAAPAHGQSIEIPSACISRLTGREGAGQPGRGTRAESEASSRVPREPGTHTGSSRPPAPSSHGSMAPLGPSRGKGVGSTFESFRINIPGNMAHSSQLSSPGFCNTFRPVDNKEQRKENPSPLFSIKKTKQLRSEVYDPSDPTGSDSSAPSSSPERSGPGLLPSEITRTISIKSPKAQTVQAVRCVTSYTVESIFGTEPEPPLGPSSAVSQPRGAVAAEGASDTEREEPAESQSLAARVRRPSPPEPWDEEDGASCSTFFGSEERTVTCVTVVQPEAPPSPDMPQAATHRVVELRPPSRSRSTSSSRSRKKAKRKRVAREHRRTRSGTRSESRDRSSRSASPSGGEECPRRQRSKAKSRRSSSDRSSSRERAKRKKAKDKSREHRRGPWGHSRRTSRSRSGSPGSSSHEPHESRKRKKRRSPSRPRGRECSPASSLERPHRHKHQRERSHARPDRKESAAWPRDRRKRRSRSPSSERRAREHRRPQSREKRPRPRSHSPERKGPVREASPAPLAQGEPGREDLPTRLPALGGAHVSVEAATADKAPLQAPPVLEVAAECEPDDLDLDYGDSVEAGHVFDDFSSEAVFIQLDDMSSPPSPESTDSSPERDFPPKPALPPASLAVAAIQREVSLMHDEDPSQPPPLPEDPQEPHLLRPDAAAKAQAPSPLDVAPVGKEDGPSMSGRAHEATRPEEVVLQTPLLRSRALVKRVTWNLQESESSAPAEDRAPRALFHRPQKPREGAWDVEDVAPTGVRQAFSELPLPSHVLPEPGFPDTDPSQVYSPSLPPAPAQPSSTPPCALVSQPTVQFILQGSLPLVGCGAAQTLAPVPTALTPASEPASQATAASNSEEKTPAPRLAAEKTKKEEYMKKLHMQERAVEEVKLAIKPFYQKREVTKEEYKDILRKAVQKICHSKSGEINPVKVANLVKAYVDKYRHMRRHKKPEAGEEPPTQGAEG
- the PHRF1 gene encoding PHD and RING finger domain-containing protein 1 isoform X1; the encoded protein is MDDDSLDELVARSPGPDGRPQVGLADPAGDFEESSEGSSGDSGDDSDSEHGDSTDGEDEGASEEEDLEDRPGSEDSEDDGETLREVAGTQGKMEATGSFNSDDDAESCPICLNTFRDQAVGTPENCAHYFCLDCIVEWSKNANSCPVDRTLFKCICIRAQFGGKILRKIPVENTKASEEEEEDPTFCEVCGRSDREDRLLLCDGCDAGYHMECLDPPLQEVPVDEWFCPECAAPGVVFAADAGPVSEEEVSLLLADVVPTTSRLRPRAGRTRVIARTRQSERVRATVNRNRISTARRVQHTPGRLGSSLLDEAIEAVATGLSTAVYQRPLTPRTPARRKRKTRRRKKAPGRKKTPSGTSAKSKGSAARSKKRQHRVKKRKGKKVKSEATTRSRIARTLGLRRPVHSSCIPSVLKPVEPSLGLLRADIGAASLSLFGDPYELDPFDSSEELSANPLSPLSAKRRALSRSALQSHQPVARPVSMGLSRRHLPAAVPEPDLEEEPVPDLLGSILSGQSLLMLGSSDVIIHRDGSLSAKRAAPVSFQRNSGSRSRGEEGSKDCLQPRALPSGSPAQGPSGNRPQSTGLSCQGRSCIPARTSGAPVRLDSSAAPGSVQARNLSNGSAPGFRQSPSPRFSGTNKHTLPLASAASKISSRDSNPPCRSAVPGPPLKPAPKRTDISELPRIPKIRREDAGGRWGAAPAHGQSIEIPSACISRLTGREGAGQPGRGTRAESEASSRVPREPGTHTGSSRPPAPSSHGSMAPLGPSRGKGVGSTFESFRINIPGNMAHSSQLSSPGFCNTFRPVDNKEQRKENPSPLFSIKKTKQLRSEVYDPSDPTGSDSSAPSSSPERSGPGLLPSEITRTISIKSPKAQTVQAVRCVTSYTVESIFGTEPEPPLGPSSAVSQPRGAVAAEGASDTEREEPAESQSLAARVRRPSPPEPWDEEDGASCSTFFGSEERTVTCVTVVQPEAPPSPDMPQAATHRVVELRPPSRSRSTSSSRSRKKAKRKRVAREHRRTRSGTRSESRDRSSRSASPSGGEECPRRQRSKAKSRRSSSDRSSSRERAKRKKAKDKSREHRRGPWGHSRRTSRSRSGSPGSSSHEPHESRKRKKRRSPSRPRGRECSPASSLERPHRHKHQRERSHARPDRKESAAWPRDRRKRRSRSPSSERRAREHRRPQSREKRPRPRSHSPERKGPVREASPAPLAQGEPGREDLPTRLPALGGAHVSVEAATADKAPLQAPPVLEVAAECEPDDLDLDYGDSVEAGHVFDDFSSEAVFIQLDDMSSPPSPESTDSSPERDFPPKPALPPASLAVAAIQREVSLMHDEDPSQPPPLPEDPQEPHLLRPDAAAKAQAPSPLDVAPVGKEDGPSMSGRAHEATRPEEVVLQTPLLRSRALVKRVTWNLQESESSAPAEDRAPRALFHRPQKPREGAWDVEDVAPTGVRQAFSELPLPSHVLPEPGFPDTDPSQVYSPSLPPAPAQPSSTPPCALVSQPTVQFILQGSLPLVGCGAAQTLAPVPTALTPASEPASQATAASNSEEKTPAPRLAAEKTKKEEYMKKLHMQERAVEEVKLAIKPFYQKREVTKEEYKDILRKAVQKICHSKSGEINPVKVANLVKAYVDKYRHMRRHKKPEAGEEPPTQGAEG
- the PHRF1 gene encoding PHD and RING finger domain-containing protein 1 isoform X3, producing MDDDSLDELVARSPGPDGRPQVGLADPAEESSEGSSGDSGDDSDSEHGDSTDGEDEGASEEEDLEDRPGSEDSEDDGETLREVAGTQGKMEATGSFNSDDDAESCPICLNTFRDQAVGTPENCAHYFCLDCIVEWSKNANSCPVDRTLFKCICIRAQFGGKILRKIPVENTKASEEEEEDPTFCEVCGRSDREDRLLLCDGCDAGYHMECLDPPLQEVPVDEWFCPECAAPGVVFAADAGPVSEEEVSLLLADVVPTTSRLRPRAGRTRVIARTRQSERVRATVNRNRISTARRVQHTPGRLGSSLLDEAIEAVATGLSTAVYQRPLTPRTPARRKRKTRRRKKAPGRKKTPSGTSAKSKGSAARSKKRQHRVKKRKGKKVKSEATTRSRIARTLGLRRPVHSSCIPSVLKPVEPSLGLLRADIGAASLSLFGDPYELDPFDSSEELSANPLSPLSAKRRALSRSALQSHQPVARPVSMGLSRRHLPAAVPEPDLEEEPVPDLLGSILSGQSLLMLGSSDVIIHRDGSLSAKRAAPVSFQRNSGSRSRGEEGSKDCLQPRALPSGSPAQGPSGNRPQSTGLSCQGRSCIPARTSGAPVRLDSSAAPGSVQARNLSNGSAPGFRQSPSPRFSGTNKHTLPLASAASKISSRDSNPPCRSAVPGPPLKPAPKRTDISELPRIPKIRREDAGGRWGAAPAHGQSIEIPSACISRLTGREGAGQPGRGTRAESEASSRVPREPGTHTGSSRPPAPSSHGSMAPLGPSRGKGVGSTFESFRINIPGNMAHSSQLSSPGFCNTFRPVDNKEQRKENPSPLFSIKKTKQLRSEVYDPSDPTGSDSSAPSSSPERSGPGLLPSEITRTISIKSPKAQTVQAVRCVTSYTVESIFGTEPEPPLGPSSAVSQPRGAVAAEGASDTEREEPAESQSLAARVRRPSPPEPWDEEDGASCSTFFGSEERTVTCVTVVQPEAPPSPDMPQAATHRVVELRPPSRSRSTSSSRSRKKAKRKRVAREHRRTRSGTRSESRDRSSRSASPSGGEECPRRQRSKAKSRRSSSDRSSSRERAKRKKAKDKSREHRRGPWGHSRRTSRSRSGSPGSSSHEPHESRKRKKRRSPSRPRGRECSPASSLERPHRHKHQRERSHARPDRKESAAWPRDRRKRRSRSPSSERRAREHRRPQSREKRPRPRSHSPERKGPVREASPAPLAQGEPGREDLPTRLPALGGAHVSVEAATADKAPLQAPPVLEVAAECEPDDLDLDYGDSVEAGHVFDDFSSEAVFIQLDDMSSPPSPESTDSSPERDFPPKPALPPASLAVAAIQREVSLMHDEDPSQPPPLPEDPQEPHLLRPDAAAKAQAPSPLDVAPVGKEDGPSMSGRAHEATRPEEVVLQTPLLRSRALVKRVTWNLQESESSAPAEDRAPRALFHRPQKPREGAWDVEDVAPTGVRQAFSELPLPSHVLPEPGFPDTDPSQVYSPSLPPAPAQPSSTPPCALVSQPTVQFILQGSLPLVGCGAAQTLAPVPTALTPASEPASQATAASNSEEKTPAPRLAAEKTKKEEYMKKLHMQERAVEEVKLAIKPFYQKREVTKEEYKDILRKAVQKICHSKSGEINPVKVANLVKAYVDKYRHMRRHKKPEAGEEPPTQGAEG